The genomic stretch ATGGGTGACGCGCTCGGTTTCGCGAAACTCTTCGATCTCTACCGTCATCTGATAAGGCAGCTCGTCGCCTAACTGGCGCATGACTTTTTCACGTACCAGCTCAGCCGCCATGAAGCGCAGGCTCTTATCGGTGATTTGGTCTTCCGGGAAGAAGTGAATGCTCTCCGGCAGGTGCTTGGCGACCTCTTCTTCCAGCGTCTCGACTTGGGTACCGTGCTTGGCGGAGATGGGCACCACGGCGGCAAATTCGCGGCGTGCCCCCACATCTGCAAGCCAGGGCAGCAGGTCGCCTTTATCCTGAAGGCGGTCGACCTTGTTAACGGCCAAGATGACCGGCGCCTTCACATGCTCCAAGCGTTTCAGGACGGCTTGATCTTCGTCCGTCCAGCGGGTGCGGTCGATGATGAACACGACGCAGTCGACATCGCGAAGCGCTTGCGTCGCCGCTTGGTTCATGAAGCGGTTGATGGCTTTGTTGCGATCCTTGGACATGATGTGCATGCCCGGCGTATCGACGTAGATGAACTGCGTTTCATCGACGGTTTTGATCCCCATCACCTGGTGGCGCGTGGTTTGCGGCCGCCGTGACGTGATCGAGATTTTCTGCCCCAGAATCCGGTTCATGAGGGTTGATTTGCCTACGTTGGGTCGGCCAACGATGGCCACGAATCCGCAGGTTTGGCTCATGATTTGTCTCCAGGGGGTTGTTCGAGGTAGGACAATGCTTCTTCCGCGGCCTGCTGTTCAGCGTGGCGGCGGCTGGGGCCTTTACCAGTGGTATGCTCGCTTAGCAGCTCGATGTAGCACTCCACGGTAAAGGTCTGGGCATGCGCCTCTCCCTTCACAGAGACCACTTCATAGCGCGGAAGCGCCGCTTGGCGCGACTGCAAAAATTCTTGTAAGCGGGTTTTGGGATCTTTCTGGGTATCTTGTAGCGAGATGTTTTCCAGACGCTCGGCGTACCACGCCAGCACACGCTCGCGGACGGCATCCATACCGGCATCCAGATAAATCGCGCCGATCACGGCTTCTACGGCGTCCGCCAGAATCGACTCCCGGCGGTGTCCGCCGCTTTTCATTTCCCCGGACCCAAGCCGTAGGCACTCGCCAAAGGCCATTTCGCGGGCCAGTTCGGCCAGGGTCTGGCCTTTGACCAACCGGGCGCGCAGGCGAGACAGCTGCCCTTCCCGCGCCTGGGGAAACCGCTGAAACAGCGCTTCGGCGATGACGAAATTGACGATGGAGTCACCTAGAAATTCCAGGCGCTCATTGTTGCGACCACCGTAGCTGCGATGGGTCATGGCCAGTTCCAAAAGCGTTGGGTCGCCAAAGGTATGGCCGATTCGTCGGCAAAAAGCGGTTAAGGAATTACTCACAGTGCTCCTACGTCATTGACGTTAACTAAGATAACCACACTAACGGTTTGTACATTATGCTGGTTCATTCGATACGCCGTACGCTGGTGAAACTGGGAAGACCACCGTCCCAGTGCATCCAGACCGCAAAGGCGCGCCCTACGATGTTCTCTTCGGGCACGAAGCCCCAGTAGCGACTGTCGTTGGAGTGGTCGCGGTTATCCCCCATCATGAAGTAATGGCCTTCGGGCACGACCACCTCGCGCATTTGCGGGCCTGGGTCACGGGGATTGTTGTAGATGAAATG from Halomonas meridiana encodes the following:
- the era gene encoding GTPase Era gives rise to the protein MSQTCGFVAIVGRPNVGKSTLMNRILGQKISITSRRPQTTRHQVMGIKTVDETQFIYVDTPGMHIMSKDRNKAINRFMNQAATQALRDVDCVVFIIDRTRWTDEDQAVLKRLEHVKAPVILAVNKVDRLQDKGDLLPWLADVGARREFAAVVPISAKHGTQVETLEEEVAKHLPESIHFFPEDQITDKSLRFMAAELVREKVMRQLGDELPYQMTVEIEEFRETERVTHISALILVERQGQKVILIGENGDRIKSIGREARLDMERALGTKVMLNLWVKVKRGWSDDERALKSLGYDLD
- the rnc gene encoding ribonuclease III, with translation MSNSLTAFCRRIGHTFGDPTLLELAMTHRSYGGRNNERLEFLGDSIVNFVIAEALFQRFPQAREGQLSRLRARLVKGQTLAELAREMAFGECLRLGSGEMKSGGHRRESILADAVEAVIGAIYLDAGMDAVRERVLAWYAERLENISLQDTQKDPKTRLQEFLQSRQAALPRYEVVSVKGEAHAQTFTVECYIELLSEHTTGKGPSRRHAEQQAAEEALSYLEQPPGDKS